A single genomic interval of Selenobaculum gibii harbors:
- the lpxA gene encoding acyl-ACP--UDP-N-acetylglucosamine O-acyltransferase, whose protein sequence is MKAEKVIALHKIHEAAVVHPMARIGKDVEIGPYAVIGENVVIDDGTKIGAHVVIDGWTSIGKNCVIFPGASIGAEPQDLKFAGEKSYVFIGDNTKIRECATVNRATGEGEETRIGSSCLMMAYTHVAHNCVVGNNVIMSNAATLAGHVTVEDRAVIGGLTGVHQFVKVGRNAMIGGASKVVQDVVPYTIVDGHPAKVSGLNSVGMSRAGIPIASRRSIKKAYKLLYRSGLSLAQAIAMIEQEVDSCSEVDHFLRFLRNAERGICRGRKEVGE, encoded by the coding sequence ATGAAAGCAGAAAAGGTTATCGCATTGCATAAGATACATGAAGCTGCCGTAGTTCATCCAATGGCGCGTATTGGCAAGGATGTTGAAATTGGACCGTACGCGGTAATTGGAGAAAATGTCGTTATTGACGATGGAACAAAGATAGGGGCTCATGTTGTAATAGATGGGTGGACAAGCATCGGCAAAAATTGCGTTATTTTCCCAGGTGCGTCAATTGGTGCAGAACCACAAGATTTGAAATTTGCTGGTGAAAAATCTTATGTATTTATTGGTGATAATACAAAAATTCGCGAATGTGCAACGGTAAACCGTGCAACTGGTGAAGGTGAAGAAACACGAATTGGCAGCAGCTGTCTAATGATGGCTTATACGCATGTTGCGCATAATTGTGTCGTTGGTAACAATGTAATTATGTCAAACGCAGCTACACTTGCTGGACATGTAACCGTAGAAGATCGCGCTGTTATCGGTGGACTGACTGGTGTACATCAGTTTGTAAAAGTTGGACGAAATGCAATGATTGGTGGGGCATCGAAAGTAGTGCAGGATGTTGTACCTTATACAATCGTTGATGGACATCCGGCAAAGGTTTCAGGATTAAACAGCGTTGGTATGTCAAGGGCGGGTATTCCGATTGCATCAAGGCGCAGCATAAAAAAAGCTTATAAATTATTGTATCGTTCGGGATTGAGCTTAGCACAAGCGATTGCTATGATTGAACAGGAAGTGGATTCTTGCTCGGAAGTGGATCATTTTTTAAGATTCTTGCGTAATGCTGAACGGGGAATTTGCCGCGGACGTAAAGAAGTTGGCGAATAA
- a CDS encoding amino acid ABC transporter ATP-binding protein — protein MLEIRDLTKDFGDIRAVDHLALHADKGETVVIMGPSGCGKSTTIRMINRLVEPDFGTVFFDGIDITGLHKNELLAMRKRIGYVFQHFNLIARLTALENVMLGLVMGRVSYDEAKKRAVAILEKVGLGRYMDYKPSELSGGQQQRVAIARALAFEPELILWDEPTASLDPILVREVLVIMEELAKYRASTMLVVTHELSFALKVADRILLMNKGKIVESGKPIEIFTNPQSTIGKTYKDLIDYQMNTI, from the coding sequence TTGCTGGAAATCAGAGATTTGACAAAAGACTTTGGTGATATTAGGGCTGTTGATCACTTAGCATTACATGCGGACAAAGGAGAAACAGTTGTGATTATGGGGCCGTCTGGCTGTGGGAAGTCTACAACAATCCGAATGATCAATCGTCTAGTTGAACCTGACTTTGGCACTGTTTTTTTCGATGGCATAGATATTACGGGGTTGCATAAAAATGAATTATTGGCAATGCGAAAACGAATTGGGTATGTTTTTCAGCATTTTAATTTGATTGCTAGGCTTACTGCACTGGAAAATGTGATGCTAGGATTAGTGATGGGGCGGGTTTCTTATGATGAGGCAAAAAAACGTGCTGTTGCAATTTTAGAAAAAGTGGGGCTGGGAAGATATATGGATTATAAACCGAGCGAACTATCGGGTGGGCAGCAGCAACGCGTCGCAATCGCTAGGGCTTTAGCCTTTGAACCAGAATTAATTTTATGGGATGAACCAACTGCTTCGCTTGATCCAATTTTAGTTCGGGAAGTTTTAGTCATCATGGAAGAACTGGCAAAATATAGAGCTAGTACAATGCTCGTAGTAACGCATGAGTTGTCTTTTGCATTAAAAGTGGCTGATCGTATTCTTCTCATGAATAAAGGGAAGATTGTAGAGAGTGGAAAACCTATTGAGATTTTCACGAATCCACAGTCGACAATAGGAAAAACATACAAAGATCTCATTGATTATCAAATGAATACAATTTAA
- a CDS encoding LpxI family protein — translation MEKIGLLAGIGKLPVEIACAARKMGFSIVTVGLVEGVDARLAQVSDTFAQIQVGDLERIFAFLKENEVEKVTMIGKVTKELMFNGKVILDARMQKLLSSLPDNSDDTLMLAFVRELAAEGMTAFDQTALIRFLMPAPGVLTKREPTQAEKDDMQFGFKMAKAIGGLDIGQTVVVKDLAVMAVEAIEGTDECIKRGGQLGRGKVTVAKVAKPKQDNRFDVPAVGLDTLKSMCEAKAVALVIEAGKTLVVDREKVIQFADENGITILAM, via the coding sequence GTGGAGAAAATAGGTTTACTAGCAGGCATTGGCAAGTTGCCAGTAGAAATTGCTTGTGCAGCGCGTAAAATGGGGTTTTCGATAGTCACAGTAGGGCTAGTAGAGGGTGTAGATGCAAGACTAGCTCAAGTTTCAGATACATTTGCACAAATTCAGGTTGGCGATCTTGAGAGAATCTTTGCTTTTTTAAAAGAAAACGAAGTTGAAAAAGTTACGATGATTGGCAAAGTAACGAAAGAATTGATGTTTAATGGTAAAGTTATCTTGGATGCACGTATGCAAAAGTTATTGTCATCTTTACCTGACAATAGTGATGATACATTAATGTTAGCGTTTGTTCGTGAATTAGCAGCAGAAGGAATGACGGCGTTTGATCAAACAGCGCTTATTCGGTTTTTAATGCCGGCACCAGGAGTGTTGACAAAACGTGAGCCTACGCAAGCAGAAAAAGATGATATGCAATTTGGATTTAAAATGGCAAAGGCCATTGGCGGATTAGACATTGGACAAACAGTCGTTGTTAAAGATTTGGCTGTTATGGCAGTGGAGGCAATTGAAGGCACGGATGAATGTATTAAACGTGGTGGGCAATTAGGACGCGGCAAAGTAACTGTAGCTAAAGTTGCAAAGCCAAAGCAAGACAATCGTTTTGATGTTCCAGCGGTTGGTCTTGATACATTGAAATCTATGTGCGAGGCGAAAGCTGTAGCACTTGTAATAGAGGCTGGAAAAACACTTGTTGTGGATAGAGAAAAAGTTATTCAATTTGCGGATGAAAATGGAATAACAATTCTAGCGATGTAA
- a CDS encoding lysophospholipid acyltransferase family protein, producing the protein MYGVMIILSKFVCVLPLKLRMWIGNLIGNLTWLLVPKKRKIMAMRNIQLSLNTTLQETQIIAKASWTRFGRMIMDVLAIPILPKEIKQRVRFIGIENMDKALVDGNGVVLATSHSGNWEMLGAALATSGYPLVGVAQKQANLAMDRFINEYRTLSGMHVTYKSGVREMIRLMGQGMIIGILMDQDAAEDGVILPFFHREASCPQGTAFLARMKKAPIVPTFITEDKDGYYTITCQVPVYVEETNDKTKDIIRTIQLLNTIIESHIRKHPEEWFWLHNRWKYTEETLKNKVDLI; encoded by the coding sequence ATGTATGGAGTAATGATAATTTTAAGTAAATTTGTTTGCGTTTTGCCGTTAAAGCTGCGAATGTGGATTGGAAATTTGATCGGGAATCTTACATGGCTACTTGTACCTAAAAAACGTAAGATAATGGCAATGAGAAATATTCAATTGTCACTTAATACAACTCTGCAAGAAACGCAAATCATTGCAAAGGCAAGTTGGACGCGATTTGGCAGAATGATTATGGATGTTTTGGCAATTCCAATTTTACCAAAGGAAATTAAGCAACGTGTTCGTTTTATCGGGATAGAAAATATGGACAAGGCTTTAGTTGATGGGAATGGTGTAGTTTTAGCTACTTCCCATAGTGGAAACTGGGAAATGCTTGGAGCGGCATTAGCTACGAGTGGATACCCGTTAGTTGGGGTTGCACAGAAACAGGCGAATTTGGCAATGGATAGGTTTATTAACGAATATCGTACATTGTCGGGGATGCATGTTACATATAAGAGCGGTGTCAGGGAAATGATTCGATTAATGGGTCAAGGTATGATCATTGGAATATTAATGGATCAAGATGCAGCGGAAGATGGCGTTATTCTGCCGTTTTTTCATCGAGAGGCATCTTGCCCACAGGGGACAGCTTTTTTGGCGAGAATGAAAAAAGCACCGATTGTGCCAACTTTTATTACGGAAGATAAAGATGGATATTATACGATAACTTGTCAGGTGCCTGTTTATGTAGAAGAAACAAATGATAAAACTAAAGACATAATCAGGACGATACAGTTATTGAATACGATTATTGAAAGTCATATTCGGAAACATCCTGAAGAATGGTTCTGGCTTCATAATCGCTGGAAATATACTGAGGAAACGCTAAAAAATAAAGTAGACTTGATTTAG
- the lpxB gene encoding lipid-A-disaccharide synthase has protein sequence MHKVMISVGEASGDLHGASIADALKELEPDIRIFGMGGQAMRKAGVEIVHDIADLGIIGFVEVVKNLPRFFRLRDELIDLMKKEQPDVLLVIDYPDFNMRLAPKARELGIPVVSYIPPSAWAWRKGRAKSVAKIVDKIASIFPFEAEVYQKAGADVEFVGHPLIDIIKPSMDKETAYKFFGINPNQPVILLLPGSRKHEIENLLPVMLKSAEKIKLIYPECQFILPVASTISQEMLQGMIKQYSVNVKLTFENTYDLMAIADSAIAASGTVTLEAAILGLPTVVIYKMAAMTYFIGRLLVKIPNISLPNIVAGKRIIPELLQYEVNADNIARETLALLPLSEQGEKVRKELLAVKEKLGAGGAVKRAAQVVLNAAKKR, from the coding sequence ATGCACAAGGTCATGATATCGGTAGGTGAAGCTTCCGGTGATTTGCATGGTGCTAGTATTGCAGATGCATTAAAAGAATTAGAGCCAGATATTCGTATTTTTGGTATGGGTGGGCAGGCCATGCGTAAGGCGGGAGTTGAGATTGTACACGATATTGCTGATCTTGGTATTATTGGATTTGTCGAGGTAGTAAAAAATTTACCTAGATTTTTTCGTTTGCGTGATGAGCTTATTGATTTAATGAAAAAAGAGCAACCGGATGTATTATTAGTAATTGATTATCCGGATTTTAACATGAGATTGGCGCCAAAAGCTCGTGAATTAGGTATCCCTGTAGTTTCTTATATTCCCCCATCTGCTTGGGCTTGGCGAAAAGGACGGGCAAAGTCGGTAGCGAAGATTGTAGACAAGATTGCTTCCATTTTCCCATTTGAAGCTGAGGTATATCAAAAAGCTGGTGCGGATGTAGAGTTTGTTGGCCATCCTTTAATTGATATCATAAAACCTTCGATGGATAAAGAAACGGCGTATAAGTTTTTTGGTATCAATCCGAATCAGCCCGTTATTTTATTATTGCCTGGAAGCCGCAAGCATGAAATTGAGAATTTGTTGCCGGTGATGCTCAAAAGTGCCGAAAAAATAAAATTAATTTATCCAGAATGTCAATTTATATTGCCTGTAGCATCGACAATTTCCCAGGAAATGTTGCAAGGTATGATAAAACAATACAGCGTGAATGTAAAATTGACGTTTGAAAATACATATGATTTAATGGCGATTGCTGATTCGGCAATTGCAGCTTCAGGGACGGTTACGCTTGAAGCTGCAATTTTAGGTTTACCAACGGTCGTCATTTACAAAATGGCAGCGATGACGTATTTTATCGGTCGATTACTGGTGAAAATACCAAATATCAGTTTGCCGAATATTGTCGCTGGCAAACGTATTATTCCTGAATTATTGCAATATGAAGTCAATGCTGATAATATTGCAAGAGAGACTTTGGCACTTTTACCTTTAAGTGAACAAGGGGAAAAGGTGCGTAAAGAATTACTAGCAGTAAAAGAGAAACTTGGTGCTGGTGGGGCGGTAAAACGAGCAGCACAAGTTGTATTGAATGCAGCGAAAAAAAGATAG
- the fabZ gene encoding 3-hydroxyacyl-ACP dehydratase FabZ gives MVLNVTEIQEILPHRYPFLLVDRIIELEPMKRAVGIKNVTMTEAHFQGHFPGQPVMPGVLILEAMAQVGGVAMLYPEENRGKIAYFGAMERVKFRKPAIPGDQLRMVAELIKVRGSIGKIFCQAYVEEQLVAEGEFTFALKAPEKK, from the coding sequence ATGGTGTTAAATGTAACGGAAATACAAGAAATTTTACCACATCGTTATCCATTTTTATTAGTGGATAGAATTATTGAATTAGAGCCGATGAAAAGAGCTGTAGGCATTAAAAATGTTACAATGACTGAAGCTCATTTCCAAGGGCATTTTCCGGGGCAGCCGGTCATGCCGGGAGTACTTATTCTGGAAGCAATGGCGCAAGTTGGTGGAGTGGCAATGCTTTATCCAGAAGAGAATCGCGGAAAAATTGCTTATTTTGGAGCGATGGAGCGCGTGAAATTTAGAAAACCTGCGATTCCAGGAGATCAATTACGTATGGTGGCTGAATTGATAAAAGTGCGTGGTTCTATTGGAAAGATTTTTTGCCAAGCTTATGTAGAGGAACAATTGGTAGCAGAAGGAGAATTTACTTTTGCATTAAAAGCGCCAGAAAAGAAATAA
- the lpxC gene encoding UDP-3-O-acyl-N-acetylglucosamine deacetylase codes for MQYQTTIAKNATYTGIGLHSGCEVTVTIKPAPANTGIVFVRVDLPGCPHVAAISDNVTATMRATTLENGEAKVFTVEHLLAACNAMQLDNCYIEMNAPEPPVADGSAIVFVNLIKDVGLVEQEAKRQVIVIDKVYTAREKDKFITVIPYDGFRISFTSVNPHPMLGVQYCDIEINAETFTKEIAPARTIAFTKEIEALQKMGLGLGGSIENVIVYDEVKALNPLRYEDELVRHKVLDVVGDMRLAGNIRGHIIAVKSSHALNTSLARKIKGFVE; via the coding sequence ATGCAGTATCAAACTACGATTGCAAAGAATGCGACATATACAGGTATTGGTTTGCACTCGGGATGTGAAGTGACGGTTACAATAAAACCAGCGCCTGCAAATACGGGAATTGTTTTCGTTCGCGTAGATTTGCCAGGATGTCCACACGTTGCTGCTATTTCTGACAATGTTACTGCTACAATGCGAGCAACAACGTTGGAAAATGGCGAGGCAAAAGTTTTTACGGTGGAACATTTGTTGGCGGCATGCAATGCAATGCAGTTGGACAACTGCTATATAGAAATGAATGCACCAGAACCACCGGTGGCGGATGGAAGTGCGATTGTTTTTGTTAATTTAATTAAAGATGTAGGACTTGTAGAGCAAGAGGCCAAGCGTCAGGTTATTGTAATTGATAAAGTGTATACAGCACGCGAAAAAGATAAATTTATTACGGTTATTCCTTATGATGGTTTTAGAATTTCATTTACTTCAGTAAATCCACATCCGATGTTGGGTGTACAGTATTGTGATATTGAGATCAACGCGGAGACTTTTACTAAGGAAATTGCACCAGCACGTACGATTGCCTTTACAAAGGAAATTGAAGCATTGCAAAAGATGGGGTTAGGTTTAGGTGGTTCTATTGAGAATGTCATTGTATATGATGAGGTAAAAGCGTTAAATCCACTTAGATATGAAGATGAGTTGGTTCGCCATAAAGTCTTAGATGTTGTCGGGGATATGCGTTTAGCTGGAAATATACGTGGGCATATCATTGCAGTGAAGTCAAGTCATGCGCTTAATACATCATTGGCAAGAAAAATAAAAGGTTTCGTGGAGTAA
- the msbA gene encoding lipid A export permease/ATP-binding protein MsbA — protein sequence MNTYKRLLMYAKPYIPRFLLAVVCIVLAAAANLYVPWVVKDVIDEVLAQRNLMMLNSIAIGIVVVFFFRGIFFYGQTYLMSYIAQKIIIDIREVLYRHLQKLSLSYYEKRKTGTIMSYVTNDVAALQTALVDSMVELVTEGAILIGSLGTMFYLHWKLSLLTLITMPVIAHAMKIFGRRLKQTSFVMQERIADITSVLQEAISSVRVVKSFVREDYEIERFKKENYSNFAAQMKNTQIMATLTPVVEFLAAIGVMVIIWYGGLEVINGNLTAGALMAFLIYAVNLANPIKRLSRVFGNIQKAMAAAERVFEVLDTTPEIIDKPNAKPLAKIEGKVSFKEVSFAYKEGEMALDNVSLEAKAGQMVAIVGPSGAGKTTIANLLPRFYDPTAGAIFVDDIDIREVTMHSLREQIGIVPQETVLFNGTVYENILYGDLNATEEEVIAATKAANAHEFVMAMPEGYQTQIGERGSSLSGGQRQRLAIARAILKNPRILVLDEATSALDTESEKLVQAALDQLMVGRTSFVIAHRLSTILKANMILVMEKGKIVERGTHEELLALGGLYSSLYQIQFNKSR from the coding sequence ATGAATACTTATAAACGGTTACTGATGTATGCAAAACCATATATTCCACGCTTTTTATTAGCTGTTGTTTGTATTGTTTTAGCTGCTGCGGCAAATTTATATGTTCCTTGGGTAGTAAAAGATGTTATTGATGAAGTGTTGGCACAGCGTAATTTAATGATGCTCAATAGCATAGCGATAGGAATCGTAGTTGTATTTTTCTTTCGTGGAATTTTCTTTTATGGGCAGACTTATTTAATGAGTTACATTGCACAAAAAATTATTATTGATATCCGCGAAGTATTATATCGGCATTTACAAAAGTTATCGCTTTCTTATTATGAGAAACGCAAAACTGGTACGATCATGAGTTATGTTACAAATGATGTAGCTGCCTTGCAAACTGCCCTTGTTGACAGTATGGTTGAGTTGGTTACGGAAGGGGCTATTTTAATCGGCTCCTTAGGGACAATGTTTTACTTGCATTGGAAACTTTCTTTGCTGACTCTGATTACTATGCCGGTAATTGCACATGCAATGAAGATTTTTGGGAGACGTCTAAAACAGACTAGCTTTGTTATGCAAGAAAGAATTGCTGATATTACCTCTGTTTTACAGGAGGCTATTTCATCGGTTCGTGTAGTAAAATCCTTTGTTCGGGAAGACTATGAAATAGAACGGTTTAAAAAAGAAAATTATTCTAATTTCGCGGCACAAATGAAAAATACGCAGATTATGGCAACGTTAACGCCCGTGGTTGAGTTTTTAGCAGCGATTGGTGTTATGGTTATCATTTGGTATGGTGGACTTGAAGTAATCAATGGTAACTTAACGGCAGGAGCTTTGATGGCATTTTTAATTTATGCGGTAAACTTAGCAAATCCAATTAAACGTTTAAGTCGTGTGTTTGGGAATATTCAAAAAGCAATGGCAGCGGCTGAACGTGTATTTGAAGTACTTGATACAACTCCAGAGATTATAGATAAACCGAATGCTAAACCATTAGCAAAAATTGAAGGCAAGGTTAGTTTTAAAGAGGTGAGCTTTGCCTATAAAGAAGGCGAAATGGCTTTGGATAATGTAAGCTTAGAGGCAAAAGCTGGGCAGATGGTTGCGATCGTCGGCCCAAGTGGCGCAGGCAAAACGACGATTGCAAATTTATTACCGCGTTTTTATGATCCAACGGCTGGGGCGATTTTTGTAGATGATATAGATATTCGAGAGGTAACGATGCATTCGCTACGAGAACAAATTGGGATTGTACCGCAGGAAACTGTTTTATTTAATGGAACAGTTTATGAAAATATACTCTACGGTGATTTAAATGCGACAGAAGAAGAAGTGATTGCAGCAACTAAAGCGGCAAATGCCCATGAGTTTGTTATGGCAATGCCGGAAGGGTATCAAACGCAGATTGGTGAACGTGGGTCTAGTTTGTCAGGCGGTCAAAGACAGAGGCTGGCGATTGCGCGTGCTATTTTAAAAAATCCTCGTATCTTAGTTCTTGACGAAGCAACATCTGCACTTGATACAGAGAGTGAAAAGCTGGTACAGGCCGCTTTGGATCAATTGATGGTTGGCCGTACTTCTTTTGTAATTGCGCATAGATTATCAACGATTTTAAAAGCGAATATGATTTTGGTTATGGAGAAAGGTAAGATTGTAGAACGTGGTACACACGAGGAGTTGCTTGCTTTAGGCGGATTGTATAGCAGTTTGTATCAGATTCAGTTTAATAAGAGCAGATAA
- the lpxD gene encoding UDP-3-O-(3-hydroxymyristoyl)glucosamine N-acyltransferase gives MEKTLREIAALVDGNILGESEIKFTGATSIEQANLTDITFAVEPHLQEAEGCNAGAVIIPKHVTVFAKPAIQVENPRVAFTKLLELFTPPLKIKREVHSTVIVRDNVKIGKNVAIMPYVVIDDDAVIEDNAVLYPYVYVGQGARVGESSTIYPNVTIREFCEVGKRDIIHSGAVIGSDGFGFVTQNGTHNKVPQVGNVVLEDDVEIGANVGIDRATTGSTRVKRGTKVDNLVHLGHNVQIGEGGLIVAQTGIAGSTKVGHHVTFAGQCGCVGHIEIGDNCTFAARTAPINNVPSGSFYAGFPARPHKEWLRVQASLHKAPNMMKKMRELEKRLAELEKNK, from the coding sequence TTGGAAAAAACATTAAGAGAAATTGCTGCATTAGTAGACGGCAATATATTAGGTGAGAGTGAAATAAAATTTACTGGAGCAACAAGCATTGAACAGGCTAATTTAACGGATATTACCTTTGCTGTAGAGCCACATTTACAAGAAGCTGAGGGGTGTAATGCAGGTGCAGTAATTATTCCAAAACATGTTACGGTATTTGCTAAACCTGCAATTCAGGTAGAGAATCCACGAGTTGCTTTTACAAAATTATTGGAGTTGTTTACTCCTCCGTTAAAGATTAAGAGGGAAGTTCATTCTACTGTAATCGTTAGAGATAATGTAAAAATCGGTAAAAATGTTGCGATTATGCCATATGTAGTGATTGATGATGATGCAGTGATTGAAGATAATGCAGTGCTTTATCCTTATGTATATGTTGGACAAGGTGCTAGAGTTGGTGAATCAAGTACAATTTATCCTAATGTAACAATTCGTGAGTTTTGTGAAGTTGGGAAAAGAGATATCATTCATAGTGGGGCTGTAATTGGTAGTGACGGATTTGGTTTTGTCACGCAAAATGGTACGCATAACAAAGTGCCCCAGGTGGGGAATGTAGTTTTAGAAGATGATGTTGAAATTGGTGCAAATGTTGGCATTGATCGTGCGACTACTGGATCTACGCGAGTAAAACGAGGAACTAAAGTGGATAATTTAGTTCATCTTGGGCACAATGTACAAATTGGTGAAGGTGGATTAATTGTAGCACAAACGGGAATTGCGGGGAGTACGAAAGTTGGACATCATGTAACTTTTGCCGGACAATGTGGTTGTGTGGGGCATATTGAAATTGGTGATAATTGTACTTTTGCAGCGCGTACGGCGCCGATAAACAACGTTCCATCAGGATCTTTTTATGCTGGTTTTCCAGCACGTCCGCATAAAGAGTGGTTAAGAGTGCAGGCAAGTTTGCATAAGGCTCCCAATATGATGAAAAAAATGCGTGAATTAGAAAAACGTTTGGCTGAACTAGAAAAAAATAAATAA